The Candidatus Acidiferrales bacterium genomic interval GTCAACACACTGATCGTGAACAATGCCGACAGGTTTGGACTCGCCGAACTCTACCAGCTTCGAGGAAGGATCGGCCGTTCAAACATTCAGGCATACGCTTATCTGATTGCAAAAGAGTTCTCGAATCTTACGCGGGATGCCGTACGCAGGCTCACCGCGATCGAGGAGTTTACCGAGTTGGGTTCCGGCTTCAACCTTGCAATGCGTGACCTCGAGATACGCGGGGCAGGAAATCTCCTCGGCAAAGAGCAAAGCGGCTTCATTAACAATATGGGGCTTGATATGTACAACAAAGTTCTTGAGGAGGCGGTTGCAGAGGCAAAGTTCGAAGAAAACCTGACTGAACAGTTGGACATCCTTACGCGAAGAAAAATCGAGCCGCGGGTTACTGTCGATGTCGACGCCTTTATTCCGGACGACTATATCCCTCTCGACGCAGAAAGATTCGATTTCTACAAGCGGCTTTCGCGTGCGACCACAACCCCGGAAATTGACGACATAAGGGGAGAAATTGTGGACAGGTTCGGCAAGATTCCTGATCCGGCAGAAAACCTTTTGAGGGTAATAAAACTCAAGATAAAGCTCGAACCCCTGCGGATTCCAAAACTCGAGATGCGTGGATCCGTCGTGAAGCTGCAGTTGCCTTCTGACGATCAAGAATTCTATAAGGAGATTTTCCCGTCGATGATGAACTCGCTCGACAGGATAAAAGACATAAAACATGGTATTGCACGGGAGAAATCACTGGCGAATCTGGAAATCACGTTCACATCTACCATGGCACAAAATGACGCGGAGAAAGTCGAGAGATTAGAAAGACTTATCGAGGTGATAAAGATAAATGAACAATAAAGAAGTCGCGACGCTCGGTGGCGGATGCTTTTGGTGCACTGAGGCCATATTCGATAATCTAAAAGGCGTAACCAGCGTTGAGTCCGGCTATTCCGGAGGAACGACAGCAAACCCAAGCTACGAGCAGGTTTGCACGGGAAAGACCGGACACGCGGAGGTCGTCCAGGTCACGTTCGATCCGCAAATTATTTCTTATGAGGACATCTTGCGAATCTTCTTTACGGTCCACGATCCGACAACTCTGAATCGTCAGGGCAACGATGTGGGGACGCAGTATCGTTCGGTGATTTTCTATCATGATGAAAATCAAAAGCAGATTGCGCTGGAGGTGATAAAAGAAACTCAATCACGAAAAATCTGGGATGATCCCTTCGTGACTGAACTTTCACCGTTCGCAGCATTCTATGAGGCGGAAAGTTATCATCAGGAATATTTCGCGAACAATCCGAACCAAGGGTACTGCCGCGCCATAGTTGCACCGAAGGTAGCAAAATTTAAAAAAATGTATTACGATAGACTGAAGAAATAGAAGCAAGAGGCTGGAAATGACGGGTCGGAGTTCTTGCTTCTCGCGTCTTATTTTTTCTCCATTCTTCTTAGGATCCAGTCACCCATCACGGTCAGCGCTTCTGGAGAAAAAGTCTCTTCTATCTGCGCGTACTCGTTCGGCGAGCCTGTCTTCGCATCCTGGAACAGGTGGTTCAAACCCGGCATGAGCTTGATTGTGTAATCCGCGTTGCCGCCTTTCTTCAATGCTTTCTCAATTTCCTCCAGGTTCTCCTCTGGAGAAACCTGCAAGTCCAGCGTGCCATCCATTGCGAGAACAGGACATCTCACCTTCTCGAGTTCGCTTCTCGGATCATAGAAAATGAAAGAGCGGAACCACGGAGAAAGCAAGAACCCGACCTTTCCGTCAATCTCCTTTTCGTGATCACCGTCTCTTTGAATTTCACTGCCGGACAATTCAGGCATGGTGGTTCTCAGATATTCCTTTAGACTGTCGGCTATCGTGGCACTGTCACTCGATGATCTCATTATCCGATATTCATTTTCATCCTGGTTAATTTCCCTGTCAATATCCCCATCCGGCACGCCTTCCGATTTCTCGAGAACTCTTTTTTGTTCGGTTAAAACCTCATCGCTTCTCTCGCCGGTTCCTGCAAGCAGGACGACGAACGAAACGTCTTTCGATTGCGAGGCGACTATGGGTGCGATCATTCCGCCTTCACTGTGGCCGATGATTCCGATTTTGTTTGGGTTTATGTCGCCGCGGTTCTTAAGATACTCGATCTCGGCGATAACATCTTTTGCGTGGTCCACAGATGTGGATTGCATTTTGTTCCCGGTTGAGCCGCCGATTCCACGATCGTCCACCCTGAGTACGGCGATTCCTCTCCTCGTCAGATAATCCGCAATGACCAGGAACGGCTTGTGCTCGAAGACTTCTTCGTTTCGGTCGTGCATTCCCGATCCGGTAATCAGAATCGCGGCGGGAAACGGACCTCCTGAATCGGGAATCGTTACGGTTCCTGAGTACTTCATTCCGGTGGTCTTGCTTTCAAACGACACTTCTTCTGATTCATAAGGATAAGGCGGCTTCGGCTCCTGAGGCCTGTTGTATTTTATTTCCACGGTCGTGCGGATCATGGACAGCGGCAAGCTGGCCCCACTTTGGATCCATTTTCCGTCGATTGACGACCTGTCTGCCGAAAGTTTGCCGTCATATTCGCTGCCGATCGAGGTCATGAACAATTTTACCGAATCCATGTCGAGAATCACACTGCTGACGGCTATTCCCCTCGCTCCCTGGTCGGGGCTATCGAGCGAGGCGGTCCATGAGCCGCTGTCGCTTTTTGCGATATGAAAGATAATTCTTATTTTGCTCTCTCCGATTGCGAGGGATCCCTGCCACATTCCTACAATTGAGGAGTCCGGCTTTGTCTGACAGACAGATATTGAATGATCTGAAATTATGCAGATACCCATCAGCGACAAAGCATACATTAGTTTTCTTGTAAAATCGCGCGACATTTTACCTCCAATTTGTTTGTGTAACAAAAAATACGGCGCGAAGGATCAAAGGTTGCGATTGTACCGTGGATTCTTTCAATGTTGAGGACGGAATATATCCGTATCTCCTGCCAATTTGAATCTGCCAATGACAATTTTCTTGATGCACTGGCAATCACCGAACGATCGCCCGACAGACCAGCACAAAGTCACCGGAAACATCATGCGTTGCAAAATTACAACCGAAAGGCGAAATTAATCCTATGAACGACAAAGGAGGCTGAGAAAATGGCTGAAATTATTTCACGATGTGGCTTTCGCTGCGATCAATGTCCGGCCTTTAAGGGAAATAACAACACGCCTGCTGATCAGATAAAAACCGCCGCCGGCTGGTCGAGATTCTTTGGACTCAAAATGTCTCCTGACAAGATCATCTGTAATGGCTGTCTCTCTAATGAATGTGTCGGGCATGACCTGCCTGATAGCGAGTGCCCGATAAAACCGTGTGTTCTCGAACGCGGGATGAATACTTGCGCCGATTGTTTTGATTATCCATGCGAAAAATTAATGGAGAGAATAAGAGGCGTCGATGAGGTCATTTCCAAGTTCAAAGGCAAGATCTCACAAGAAGAATACGACACTTTCATAGCGCCTTATGATTCTCGCAAAACCCTAGACGAGATCCGGGACCGTCGAGTAGATCGAATCGATTAAAGTTCGTTTTTGTTATCACATTTTTCTTGAATCTTCAGGATATCGGTTCTACCTTGTAAAGTTGCTGGCTGATTTTCTGCGATTTATCCAATTGCGCCAGATTTCGTTTGAGGAGTCGATCATAAACCGAACTTGGAGGAGACAAGCGTGAACTGGAAACTTATTTTCTTGCTCAGCCTTTTTGGTATCGCCATGGCCTTCGCCGGAGTATTTGGGATATCCGGAAGAGTGCAGACACTTATCTGGCTCATCATCCTTATTTTCTACGCGGTCGTGATTGTCCGGCAGACAACCGGCAGATATTTTCTACATGCGTTTACCGTCAGCGTAGTAAACGGCATTTGGATCGGCATCATTCAGGCCGCTTTCATTTCAGCCTACTTGCGTAACCACCATATCATAAAAGGGATTTATAAGATGATGCCGCTGATCAGCCATCGCCGAGTATTGATGGTCATTATGGGACTGCTGACCGGAGCAATCATGGGACTCATTGCCGGACTGATCGCGTTTGCCGCCGGGAAGATAATGAAGAAGACGG includes:
- the msrA gene encoding peptide-methionine (S)-S-oxide reductase MsrA, whose translation is MNNKEVATLGGGCFWCTEAIFDNLKGVTSVESGYSGGTTANPSYEQVCTGKTGHAEVVQVTFDPQIISYEDILRIFFTVHDPTTLNRQGNDVGTQYRSVIFYHDENQKQIALEVIKETQSRKIWDDPFVTELSPFAAFYEAESYHQEYFANNPNQGYCRAIVAPKVAKFKKMYYDRLKK
- a CDS encoding DUF3795 domain-containing protein; amino-acid sequence: MAEIISRCGFRCDQCPAFKGNNNTPADQIKTAAGWSRFFGLKMSPDKIICNGCLSNECVGHDLPDSECPIKPCVLERGMNTCADCFDYPCEKLMERIRGVDEVISKFKGKISQEEYDTFIAPYDSRKTLDEIRDRRVDRID
- a CDS encoding alpha/beta fold hydrolase produces the protein MSRDFTRKLMYALSLMGICIISDHSISVCQTKPDSSIVGMWQGSLAIGESKIRIIFHIAKSDSGSWTASLDSPDQGARGIAVSSVILDMDSVKLFMTSIGSEYDGKLSADRSSIDGKWIQSGASLPLSMIRTTVEIKYNRPQEPKPPYPYESEEVSFESKTTGMKYSGTVTIPDSGGPFPAAILITGSGMHDRNEEVFEHKPFLVIADYLTRRGIAVLRVDDRGIGGSTGNKMQSTSVDHAKDVIAEIEYLKNRGDINPNKIGIIGHSEGGMIAPIVASQSKDVSFVVLLAGTGERSDEVLTEQKRVLEKSEGVPDGDIDREINQDENEYRIMRSSSDSATIADSLKEYLRTTMPELSGSEIQRDGDHEKEIDGKVGFLLSPWFRSFIFYDPRSELEKVRCPVLAMDGTLDLQVSPEENLEEIEKALKKGGNADYTIKLMPGLNHLFQDAKTGSPNEYAQIEETFSPEALTVMGDWILRRMEKK